A portion of the Halobacillus ihumii genome contains these proteins:
- a CDS encoding MFS transporter, producing MSESIVTNKSYGYNSAKIWQIALFALNNTATNLYLFTLTFVSYYATGVAGLTVVVISTILTFMRVFDGITDPIIGFIIDKTESKFGKFRPIMIIGNIIIAGSILTMYNVTHQLPEEFQMIFFIAAYAVYIIGYTMQTAVTKAGQTVLTNHPKQRPLFSIFDSVYNIGVFTGGQIFVASYLIAKHGDFNMALFTELNTIVMIAAGVFTVLATIAIWNKDRKEYFGLADLTVNTRFRDYLPIFKANRPLQMLVIAASTDKVASLVMRQAPVMVMFFGIMLGDYALSGTISLITIVPGLIITFLGVMYARKSGMKNTLVKASWLGVISFGILIPFFLIIDPSIISLESMGGITIVFLILFSIGTGIGTLTPSIVIPMIADVSDYETFKTGRYVPGMIGTIFSFIDKMVSSLAPALVGFLVAIIGYKNEFPQLGETLTTPLLIMTLIIAFGIPILGWLISIIAMKFYILDKKKMNEIQSAIADEKQKSEEEEDEDEAMVW from the coding sequence ATGTCTGAGTCAATTGTCACGAACAAAAGCTATGGGTACAATTCAGCGAAAATATGGCAGATTGCATTATTCGCACTAAATAATACGGCAACAAATTTATATCTATTTACCCTGACGTTTGTATCTTATTATGCAACTGGAGTTGCTGGATTAACCGTCGTAGTTATCAGTACAATATTGACATTTATGCGCGTGTTTGATGGAATTACCGATCCGATTATTGGATTCATCATTGATAAGACGGAATCGAAATTTGGTAAGTTCAGACCTATTATGATAATAGGAAATATTATTATAGCAGGTTCTATCTTAACTATGTACAATGTGACTCATCAACTGCCTGAGGAATTTCAAATGATCTTTTTTATTGCTGCTTATGCGGTTTATATCATTGGTTATACGATGCAGACAGCTGTAACAAAAGCTGGACAGACCGTTTTAACGAACCACCCTAAGCAGCGTCCTCTTTTTTCCATTTTTGATTCAGTTTATAACATTGGCGTTTTCACCGGTGGACAGATTTTTGTGGCTTCCTATCTAATTGCCAAACACGGAGACTTCAACATGGCGCTCTTTACAGAATTGAATACAATCGTAATGATAGCCGCCGGTGTTTTTACTGTTTTGGCAACCATAGCAATTTGGAATAAAGACAGAAAAGAATACTTTGGGTTAGCTGATTTGACGGTGAATACTAGATTTCGTGATTACTTGCCAATTTTCAAGGCAAATAGACCGCTGCAAATGTTAGTGATCGCTGCATCAACAGATAAGGTTGCTTCCCTGGTTATGAGACAAGCACCGGTTATGGTTATGTTTTTCGGAATTATGCTTGGTGATTATGCACTGAGTGGTACCATTTCACTAATTACAATTGTGCCGGGGCTAATCATTACTTTTTTAGGAGTTATGTATGCAAGAAAAAGCGGCATGAAAAATACTCTGGTAAAAGCATCATGGCTAGGCGTGATTTCGTTTGGAATATTAATTCCCTTTTTCTTAATCATCGATCCTTCTATCATTTCACTTGAAAGTATGGGAGGAATAACAATCGTCTTCCTAATTTTGTTCAGCATCGGTACAGGGATTGGAACGTTGACGCCATCTATTGTTATTCCAATGATCGCAGACGTTTCTGATTATGAAACATTTAAGACGGGACGTTACGTACCTGGAATGATAGGAACCATATTCTCCTTTATTGATAAAATGGTCTCTTCTCTGGCACCAGCACTTGTCGGATTTCTCGTAGCCATAATTGGCTATAAAAATGAATTTCCACAATTGGGAGAGACGCTCACTACACCATTATTGATTATGACCTTAATCATAGCATTTGGTATTCCAATCTTAGGTTGGCTTATTTCAATTATAGCTATGAAATTCTATATTTTAGATAAAAAGAAAATGAACGAAATCCAAAGTGCTATAGCTGATGAAAAACAAAAGTCAGAAGAAGAGGAGGATGAGGATGAGGCTATGGTTTGGTGA